The genomic segment TTAACGGGCTCGAACTTGTTGTAGGCACACGGTTTCAGGTTCTCTTTCACTCCCCTCCCGGGGTGCTTTTCACCTTTCCCTCACGGTACTGGTTCACTATCGGTCACTAGGGAGTATTTAGGGTTGGGAGATGGTCCTCCCAGATTCCGACGAGATTCCACGTGTCTCGCCGTACTCAGGATCCTGCTAGGTATAAAGACTATTTTAAATACGAGGCTCTTACTCTCTCTGGCAACCTTTCCCAAGGTCTTCTTCTATAATCTTTACGTCCACTTCGCAGTCCTACAACCCCGAAGAGTAAACTCTTCGGTTTGCCCTCCTGCCCTTTCGCTCGCCGCTACTTAGGCAATCGCTTTTGCTTTCTCTTCCTGCAGCTACTTAGATGTTTCAGTTCACTGCGTCTTCCTCCTCATATCCTTAACAGATATGGGTAACAGGTAGTACCTGTTGGGTTCCCCCATTCGGACATCCCTGGATCTACGCTTACTTACAGCTCCCCAAGGCATTTCGTCGTTTGTCACGTCCTTCTTCGGCTCCTAGTGCCAAGGCATCCACCGTGCGCCCTTACTAACTTAACCTTATTTTGACCTTTCAGTCATAAACTCATTAATATTCACAGCGTTTCGGTTTATTTTCTTGTTACTATTTGATATCGTTATTCAATTTTCAATGGGCTAATTAGGTTCGTGTTCAACTTCTTTACCCGTTGAACACCTATCCTATCTTATCTAGTTGAACAAGAATCTCATTTCTTTGCATCCTAGATAATGGAGCCTAGCGGGATCGAACCGCTGACCTCCTGCGTGCAAAGCAGGCGCTCTCCCAGCTGAGCTAAGGCCCCACAAGACCTCTCAAAACTAAACAAAACGAACTCAATGGCTTCCGATTTTTCCTTAGAAAGGAGGTGATCCAGCCGCACCTTCCGATACGGCTACCTTGTTACGACTTCACCCCAATCATCTATCCCACCTTAGGCGGCTGGCTCCTTACGGTTACCTCACCGACTTCGGGTGTTACAAACTCTCGTGGTGTGACGGGCGGTGTGTACAAGGCCCGGGAACGTATTCACCGCGGCGTGCTGATCCGCGATTACTAGCGATTCCGACTTCATGTAGGCGAGTTGCAGCCTACAATCCGAACTGAGACTGGCTTTCAGAGATTAGCTTGCCGTCACCGGCTTGCGACTCGTTGTACCAGCCATTGTAGCACGTGTGTAGCCCAGGTCATAAGGGGCATGATGATTTGACGTCATCCCCACCTTCCTCCGGTTTATTACCGGCAGTCTCGCTAGAGTGCCCAACTGAATGATGGCAACTAACAATAAGGGTTGCGCTCGTTGCGGGACTTAACCCAACATCTCACGACACGAGCTGACGACAACCATGCACCACCTGTCACCTCTGCCCCGAAGGGAAACTCTATCTCTAGAGTGGTCAGAGGGATGTCAAGACCTGGTAAGGTTCTTCGCGTTGCTTCGAATTAAACCACATGCTCCACCGCTTGTGCGGGCCCCCGTCAATTCCTTTGAGTTTCAACCTTGCGGTCGTACTCCCCAGGCGGAGTGCTTAATGCGTTAGCTGCGGCACTAAGTCCCGGAAAGGACCTAACACCTAGCACTCATCGTTTACGGCGTGGACTACCAGGGTATCTAATCCTGTTCGCTCCCCACGCTTTCGAGCCTCAGCGTCAGTTACAGACCAGAGAGCCGCTTTCGCCACCGGTGTTCCTCCATATATCTACGCATTTCACCGCTACACATGGAATTCCACTCTCCCCTTCTGCACTCAAGTTAAACAGTTTCCAAAGCCTACAATGGTTGAGCCACTGCCTTTCACTTCAGACTTATCTAACCGCCTGCGCTCGCTTTACGCCCAATAAATCCGGACAACGCTCGGGACCTACGTATTACCGCGGCTGCTGGCACGTAGTTAGCCGTCCCTTTCTGGTTAAGTACCGTCACTGTGTGAACTTTCCACTCTCACACACGTTCTTCCTTAACAACAGAGCTTTACGATCCGAAAACCTTCTTCACTCACGCGGCGTTGCTCGGTCAGGGTTCCCCCCATTGCCGAAGATTCCCTACTGCTGCCTCCCGTAGGAGTCTGGGCCGTGTCTCAGTCCCAGTGTGGCCGATCACCCTCTCAGGTCGGCTATGTATCGTTGCCTTGGTGAGCCGTTACCTCACCAACTAGCTAATACAACGCAGGTCCATCTGGTAGTGATGCTCTTGCACCTTTTAAACATCTACCATGCAGTAAATGTTCTTATGCGGTATTAGCTATCGTTTCCAATAGTTATCCCCCGCTACCAGGCAGGTTACCTACGCGTTACTCACCCGTTCGCAACTCACAGAATACGGTGTAGTAAACTACGGTGCATCCTGTGCGTTCTACTTGCATGTATTAGGCACGCCGCCAGCGTTCGTCCTGAGCCAGGATCAAACTCTCATATAAAGTTTGAGCTCTCACTCATTTCTGTCACTGACAGATTTATTTTTCTTTTGTTTGACGGACTGTCTCTCAACAGTCGCCTGCACATTGGTTCGTCTTGTTCAGTTTTCAAAGGTCTTTATCGCCCTCAAGCGACAACTATCTTAGTATATCACCTCCTCCTCTTCTTGTCAATACTTTTTTTCATCTTTTTTTATTTTCCTCTAGCTTTTTTCCCTGTGCCAAAATTCAAGTCTAAGTTTGCCCCTCTTATAAAACCAGTCTAGGAGATTTGTAATCTAATACTCTCTTTGGATAGTTATTCATCCAATTTTCAATAAATGCGACTTGTTGCTGAGTCGCATTTTTGTTTCCCTTAGGCAATTCCAATTGATTGAGCGTATCCAATACAAAGTCAGTATCTTGACAATCTGAAATGGTGTAAGCTACCATCTCACGATTGTAGAGATCCATGACGGAAGATAGGTAGACAAAGTAGAGGTAGGTAATGTCTGTGACTAGCTTCTCCAGTGGCTTTTCTACTTAGAAATCACGATCTAGCTTATTCTCTGTCACATAGTAAGGCTGACCTATATTTGCCACCTTCTTAGGACGTGCACGACAGAGCCAACTATTCTCCTTCATAATTCGATAGACTTTCTTGCGATTAACGATTAGTCCATGGATTTTCTTAAGTAGTCGTGTAATAGTACGATAGCCATAGATAAAATGATGTTCCATACAGAGTTGCTCGATTTTTTCTACAACCTCGTTTCTCTTCTCAAGTTTTTTGCCTCTTGCTTTCCAACGGTAGAAAGTTGAGCGTTTGACGCCGAAACAGGACCGAACCGCTGACCCTCTGCGATTGCCTGACCAAGCTCCGATACTTTTTTAAGAGTTGTACCTGTAGTCGTAGTTGTTCTACTTCAGATAGCTCCTCCAGACCTTTGCCGTAATGACCTTGTTAGACTTACCTGCCTTCTTCATTTCGATACAGGCTAACTTAGTTTCCACTGAATAGGTTTTTTTGAGCATAATAAAACACTCCTGTTTCTAGTTTCCTAGATTTCAGCAGAAGTGGTTTTCTTATGTCTCATTTTGAGGGTGTAGTGCCTATTATCATAGAATTTTTATATCATTTCTTCATATATTTATTGTTTATCTTTAACAATCATATTTAGTTGTCTATTTATGACTTAACTTTCTAGTCAAAAAATCACCAGCAAACTGGATAGTAAAGATAAGAATAATGATAATCACTGTTGCTAAAATAGTGACATCATTGTTATAACGATTGAAACCATAAGCAATAGCAACATTGCCAATCCCGCCGGCTCCGACAGCACCGGCCATGGCTGTTTCCCCAATCAGAGAAATGAGAGTCACAGTCGTCACACGAATCAAATCTGGCAGACCTTCGCGTAGATAGACACCTACTAGATCACTGAAAGTCGCTCCACTAGCTTGAGCAGCTTCAATCACACCAGCATCTAATTCGGCGAGAACAACCTGAACTTGACGAGCAAAGAAAGCAAATACAGCAAAAGAAAGTGGTACGATAGCTGCATTTGGTCCAATGCTAGTTCCTACAATCAAATGGGAAAACGGAGAAAGAACGGCTAACAAAATAATAAATGGAATTGCGCGAAAGATTGACGTGATTTTATCTAAAACCCAAAAAACTACTTTATTTTCCAAGACTCCTCCCGGAGCAGTCAAAACAAGAAAAAGCCCAGCAATTAACCCTAATAATCCACCAATAATAAAAGAAGTGACTGTCATATATAATGTCAAGTAAATAGCTGTTCCCCAGCCAGCTTGACCACTCCACCCCATTCGATAAACATTCGGCAAGTATGTTTGAATAAAGTTTTCCATCTATGCTTCTCCCTTCAATACCGTTAATTGAACCCCAGCTTCACAAATAGCTGTTTTAGCCGCTACTAGATTTTCCTTTTGACCAGATAAAACAACGACCAGTTCTCCGACAGGTGTTCCCCCTAAAATTTCAATATTTCCATAAAGTATGTTGGCAGTAACTTGATGATGTTTGTAAATCTCATTCAGCAAGGGTTCATCTGTAGAGGTTCCCGCATACTTCATTTGTACTAATAGGCTATTTGAGGCTAAATGTTTGACAATCTCTTGCTGTTCAATCTTGTCCATAGCTTCATCAATCCCTGTTGCAGTGGAGATAAAGTCTTTGGTTAAATCTTGCTGAGGATTAGAGAAAATATCCAAGACAGAACCTTCTTCAATCAATTGACCATCTTGCATAACAGCAACACAATTAGCGATATCTTTGATAATTTGCATCTCATGAGTAATCAAAACAATCGTTAATCCGAGCTTTTGATTCAAATCTTGTAACAATGTGAGGATTTGTTTAGTTGTTTTGGGATCTAGAGAAGAAGTTGATTCATCCGAAATCAAGATTTTGGGGTCATTTGCCAAGGCACGCGCGATTGCAACCCGTTGTTTTTGCCCTCCAGAAAGCTGAGAGGGATAATTTTCAGCGCGATCTGCTAAGCCAACGAGCTCCAACAACGTATGTACTTTCTCTTTCTTTTCTTCTTTTGATAAGCCAGAATGTTTCAACGCAAACGCAACATTTTCTTCCGCTGTTAATTGACTCATCAAATTAAAATGTTGGAAAATCATGCCAATATCTTGACGTTTGCGACGCAGTTGTTCTGCTGTCAGAGTTACTTTATTGTCAAAAAGAACATCCCCATCTACAATAATTTTCCCATTCGTTGGAACTTGCAGTAGGTTAATAACACGAACCAAGGTTGATTTCCCAGCTCCAGAATAGCCAACAATTCCATAAATATCTCTTTCTTGAATATGAAGTGTCACATCTTTAACTGCTTGAATCTGACGTTTCTTTTGTTGAAAAGTTACATCAATATGATCTAACTGAATCATTTCTTTACTCATAACTTGCAATCAGCTCCTCTACTAATTCAATATGGGTGTAATAATCTGAAATGCGTACATTCTCATCACCACCATGGTCACGACTATTTGCATTACCAAGTCCAAAAGCGACCATCGGCACTTCAAGTGCTTCAAAAACAGTGTGCATGGGACCGGTTCCTGCGGTTGTAGGCAAAACAGAAACACCTTCTGGATAAAATTTCTTAGCCAGTTCAATAACCTTTAAAATCGGTGGCGCGCTCATATCACTACGATAACTCATTTCGCCCAAAGTATAGACTAATTCTACCTTATCAAAACCATTTTTATCGAGTTGTTCTCGGATTAATTCTAATACTCTATGAGGTTCTAGTCCTGGAACTAAACGAACTTCTACTTTTGCTGAAGCCTCTGCAGGAAGGATAGTTTTCACCCCCTGCCCCTGATAACCAGAAGTAATCCCTTCAATGTTAATAGAAGGTTCAAAGAAGATTCGATTTAAAAAATCTTTTTTCTCCGCTTGTAATAAAGGTAATTTCAAACCGTAAATGGTTTCTACTTCTTCTGGACTGCGCTGAGCGTATCTCTCCACCAAAGCCAATTCTCGTTGATTGGGTGTCATTACTTGTTCATAAAGTCCCTCTACTTTAATGCGTCCATCCTTATTTCTCAAACTAGTAAGGGCATTAATCAAGTACCAAGAAGCTGAATCAATCACGCCACCAAAACTGGAGTGAATGTCCACTTCTGCACTTTTAACCTTGATATCAAACGTGACAATTCCCTTATTTCCACCAGAAATTTCAAGTTGACCTAAAGAATTTTTAATGCCTTGTTCCCAAACCAACAGGTCTGCTCCATGTAGAAGAAATTTGTGTTTCTCTAGATATTTCTCCAAATCAACCGAAGCTGATTCCTCCGCACCTTCCATGATAAAAATGACAGTAACAGGCAAGTCATCATGCGTTTGTAGGTATTTTTGAACAGCCGTCAAACGTGCAATAATATGCCCTTTGTCATCATCGACTCCACGACCATACATACTACCATCCCGAATAGATAGAGTGAACGGATCATCTGTCCAAATTTGATCACTATCTGCCGGAACTGTATCATAGTGGTTGTAAAAAATAATTGTCTTAGCTGTTGGATTCTGACTTTTAAATTTTGCTATCACAAATGGCGCTGTATAGCTTTCATCTAATTCCACCTCTGCACCGGCTTTGATAAAGATTTCTTTTAGATAAGCAGCAACTTCTTGTAGACCAACCTGTTGGGCAAAGATTGATTTTTTAGCAATCAACGCCCGTAAAACGGCAATATAGTCTTGTGCCACCATATCCTCGTCAAATCTTTTAATTTGTTCTTCTTCACTTGAAAATGTCATCTTTTTTCCTCATAGTTATGGCGACAAAACTCAGTCGGCAATTCCAACTGAGTTTTGTCAAACTGAAATACAGATAAATAGGGTGAATCTTACCAAACTGGTTGATCTAGACCATCTGATGTTTCGTCAACTACTTTTTTGACTTCATCTGTATGATAGGCTTTGATAATTTTCTTAATGGCATCTGCTTTTGGAGATTTTTCCCAATCTTTTTTAGCTGCAATGATATTAAACCATTGTTTTGAGTTTTTATCTTTTGGTTCAACAAACAGAGCTTTTTTAAAATCAATTTTTGCTTCAGTAACAAAAGTATTATTGACAACAGCTGCATCTACAGATGTCAATGAACGTGCTGTTTGACTGGCATCCAATTCTGTAATTTTCAATTTCTTTGGATTTTCTTTGATATTTGCCACAGTTGCCAATTCATTCCCAGATTTGTCTAATTTAATCAGACCTGCAGATTGCAATAGATTGAGTGCTCGACTTTCATTTGTTGCATCATTTGGAACTGCGATTTCTGCACCATTTGGAATTTGACTTACCTTCGTATATTTATTTTTCCCATTTTTTGTACCAGAATAGAGGCGAATTGGGGCAATATAAGTTTCAGCTGCTGCGACTAAGTTTTGCTTGTTTTCCTTATTCCAGTTGTTCAAAAAATAGTAGTGTTGGAAAGCATTGATATCCACTTCACCATCAGCAACTGCTTTATTCGGCTGAGAGTAATCCGTAAATTCTGTAAATTGCAACTTGATGTTATCTTTTTTCAACAACTCTTGAATCTTGTCCCAACGTTTTTCTTCCGAATCACTTTTTGTCATCACACCAATTTTAACTGTCTTGGCATCAGTATTTTTATTTCCCGAACCACAAGCTGCTAAACCAATTACTGCTGTCGCTGCTAGAGCTGTTATTCCAAACCATTTTTTCAATTTCATTTTCATTCTCCTTTAAAAATCTTATGAAAATAGTATCGCACATATTTATCTGATTGACAAATTGTTATTTCATAACAAGGGTTATAGTTTTAAGCTATAACTAAATTTATTAAAAAACCAGCTGACATTTAACATCTAACTGGTTTTAAGTTTCTTATTTCACATCTGCTTCTGCTGGCAAGTAACTACCACCAAAGAATTTTTGAGATAATTTTTCCAGAGTCCCATCTTTGTACAAGTCTTGAATGCGCTTATTGACAAATGTTTTCAATTCATTTTGCCCCTTTGCTAAAAGTGGATAAACATAAGGTTGTTGATTGCTTGGTAAATCAATCACTTTTAGGTTATCCAGTTTTTGATTTTTAATAACTGTTTCAACACCGATTTTATCAAAAATCTTATAATCAAACTTTCCATCATTTAAATGGTTCATAATTTGTTGAAAATCCGCTTTTGTATAGCTAATTTTTGTTGGATTGTTAGCATGGGCTTGATTGTATTTTTCTAATTGTGCGGCAGTCGTTGTCCCTTGCACTACTTCTGTTTTCTTACCACCAATATCATCCAATGATTGAATAGTTTTATCAGATTTTTTCACTACTAAGACATTTGGATTTTTAGCAGTCGGAGCTGCATACAAATACTTCCCTGCACGTTCTTTTGTATAGCTGATATTGTTCACTGCCATTTGGTAGCGATCGCTATCTAGACCAGCGAAAATACCAGACCACTCTGTCGTTTCAAATTTGACCTTATATTTATTAGAACCTTTAAAAATGGCACGAATAACTTCAATCTCATAGCCGGTTAGTTTCCCATTTTCTTCATAGTTAAATGGCTTTGGTGAAGCATTCGTTGCAACTTTGACTTCTGTTTTCCCAGATGAAGTAGCTGACTTTGAATTAGAGCACGCTGCTAACATTCCTGCTGTTAAAAGTCCAAGAGCTACTAAAGAAAAGTATTTCAATACTTTTTTCATATTCCTACATAACCTCTTTCATTAAGATAAATCCTATCATATCAAATATTTTTCTTCTTGACTATTATTTGATTTTTATCCAAGTGATAGATTTTCTTTATCAAGTAGAGCTAAACGAAATCAGATTTTTACCAAACATTGATACATTTTACGAATAGTGGAAACACTCAATTACTTTTCTAAACTAGCTGCGCGCATTAAAGCGATATCAATATTAGCACAAAAGTTGTCTGCACCAACTCTATCAATAAAGCTTGCTTTTCCATGACATGGTAAGGTTGTTCGTTGACATTTGCCAAGGATCTCTTCAAGAGCATCCAATCCTGAAATATCCATTGCAGACACACTGCGCATACGAAGAATTAAGACATTTTTACCTTGTTCAGACTAAAGAAATCCTTGATTTATCCAGCGATGATTCCAACGTCAATTCCAAGAGTAAAGCCAACAGTGATGGTCTTTGAAATAAATTTAATCAGATCATCAAAATACAACAAACCCATGCCGATGAGCATTAGACCAGCTAAGAAAGTGGCTACTGTCAGACCAGATAGACCGTACTGCGCAATAATTCCATAAATGATAACAACAAAATAGCTATTAGTTCACCAATCTGAACACGACTCCCACCTAAAAAAGGGAATGAAAAAACCAACTACAACAGCTGTATAAACATCTTGCTCTGGATTGACCCTCGAAGCAATCGCTAAAGAAATTGACAATGGTAAGGCAATAATTGCCACGATAATCTAGCTACAAGGTCTTTGACAAATTGTGCACCCGAATAATTCTTTACCATACTAAAAACTTAGGATTGATATGCTTAAAAGCGTCCATTTTCCCCTCCTCTTTTTCCCTGTTCCCAGACGCTTGCGAGAATCTTATTACCATTGTAATATAACCCCATGTAAAATCTCTAGATGACCTGAATATGAAAACTTACCAGAAAAGGCGATAGTTATTTCACCAACGCCTTTAACAATTATTCTCATTCGTTTTTATCCTTTAGTGAGGAGATTGAAAGACTGGCTAAACCAAGTCCAAGCATTGTCAGTGCAGCCTTAGTGTCCACTTTTCCTAAAGCAGATAAAACCACTACAACAATCCCCATGGCTATTCCAAGTCCTCTCAACACGGTGTCAACAATATCAGATTTTCTATTTTTCTTGTTTTCTTTCATCACTGTCTGTCCTTGCATAAGCTCATCTACCGATGTATCAAACAGGTCTGCTAATTTAGGAATGGTATTAATATCTGGATAGGATAAATCTCTTTCCCATTTTGAAACAGCCTTATCAGTGACCCCCATCTTTTCAGCCAGTTCTAATTGTGTCATCCCTTTTGCTTTCCTTAATGATGAAATCATCATACCTAGTGTTTGTTTTTTCATCAGATTTTTCCTCCCTCCATTTGCTAATTATATTGTAGCACCTTTTCTTACAAACTCAATCGACCAATAGTTTACTTCTCTCAACTTATAGTTTATCACTGGTTTGTCTGCTTTTTACGCTCCTTATTTGAATTTTTAGAATAAGCTGAGCTACAACAAGCAGTCTTGGAAACCAACCTCACTCTTCAACTACATATTATTAGCTAGCCACCTTTTCTACCAAACTTCATGTCTACTCTATCAAAGTAAAGAAGATACTAGCTCAACATATTTACGTTACGGTCTTATAACTAAATTTCTTAAAAAACACTGAGAGATTAGTAAGTAACAAAAAAAGAGACTGGGACAAAATTATCTCAGTCTCAATCTGTATTAGTAAAAAACTCTTGACGCAGTAGCTGTCGGACTCTTCATTTGCTTTTTAAGCTCAGAAGAGTATCTAAGCACCTCTTTCTTCACTATTAAAATCCTTCTACATTTGTATAAATTTTTTGGACATCTTCGTCATCTTCCAAAACAGCATACAACTTTTCAAATGTTTCTAAGTCTTCACCTGATAAGGTCACATCAGATTGCGGAATCATTTCCAATTCGGTGACTTGGAATTCTTCTACACCAGATTCACGGAGAGCAGTCAAGGCCTTGTGCAAATCTGTTGGTGCTGTATAAACTGTAATGCTTCCATCTTCTGCTTCTACATCATCTACGTCTACATCTGCTTCTAACAGTTGTTCAAAGACACTATCTGCATCGTCTCCTGCAAACACAATCACACCTTTATTATCAAACATATAAGAAACTGAGCCACTTGCTCCCATATTTCCACCGTTTTTACCAAAGGCAGAGCGAACATTGGCTGCCGTACGGTTGACATTTGAAGTTAGTGTATCAACGATGAGCATAGAACCATTTGGTCCAAACCCTTCATAACGCCCCTCTGTAAAGGTTTCGTCTGTGTTTCCTTTTGCCTTATCCAGTGCTTTGTCAATGACATGCTTTGGCACTTGTGCTTGTTTCGCACGTTCAATAACAAATTTCAAAGCTGAGTTCGATTCTGGATCTGGCTCTCCTTTTTTAGCTGCTACATAGATTTCAACACCAAATTTAGCATAAACTTTTGAGTTTGCACCATCTTTGGCAGTCTTTTTTGCCACAATATTGGCCCATTTACGTCCCATTGGATATTCTCCTTTAGATTTTCACTTTTTCAATCTTTCTTATTATATCACAAGTCAGGTTGAATTTCACTAGCAAATTATTGACAATGTCTAGCTCTATAAAATAATTTTCGCATCAATCTATCATTATCGGGATTCTTCCAAAATTCTGCTCCTCTAGTTGGGCGTTCCCTAGCTGATAAATACAATCAGCTCGCTGGGTTAAGGAATCCCATGGTTCTTGACCGATGCGACTGATGAAGTCTGTTTTCCCTTTCATCTTTTTAAGATGTTCTCGACCTGCTTGAGTAAAGCCCAAGATATGAATACCGCTAGGCAACTGATCATTTCTTGCACCGACCAAAATATAAGTCAGAATTCGTCTGATTCGTGCTTTCGTATATCGCTTGGTTGCGACTTGTTCGACCAACTCCTCTACGCTATAACTGCTTTTCACTGCTTCCTGCAAGCGCACCGCAAGTTCTTGATTAACCTGATAAAAACTCGTCAAATCGGGATGACTGATAATCTGGTAACGCAGCAAAGGATAGAGTGCTGACCAGGTCACTTTGGGAGACTGAATCAGCAGTTCATGAGCCGGGGTAAATTTCTCCAAAAAATCTGGACAATTAAGACGCTCTCTAAGAGCCGTAGCAGAGGCGTATTTTAAATTTTCTTCTTGTGAATGATAACCAGCTCCCTGACGCTTGATTGGGAGAAGCTCGATAGCCT from the Streptococcus constellatus subsp. constellatus genome contains:
- a CDS encoding IS3 family transposase, translating into MGAWSGNRRGSAVRSCFGVKRSTFYRWKARGKKLEKRNEVVEKIEQLCMEHHFIYGYRTITRLLKKIHGLIVNRKKVYRIMKENSWLCRARPKKVANIGQPYYVTENKLDRDF
- a CDS encoding methionine ABC transporter permease: MENFIQTYLPNVYRMGWSGQAGWGTAIYLTLYMTVTSFIIGGLLGLIAGLFLVLTAPGGVLENKVVFWVLDKITSIFRAIPFIILLAVLSPFSHLIVGTSIGPNAAIVPLSFAVFAFFARQVQVVLAELDAGVIEAAQASGATFSDLVGVYLREGLPDLIRVTTVTLISLIGETAMAGAVGAGGIGNVAIAYGFNRYNNDVTILATVIIIILIFTIQFAGDFLTRKLSHK
- a CDS encoding methionine ABC transporter ATP-binding protein codes for the protein MSKEMIQLDHIDVTFQQKKRQIQAVKDVTLHIQERDIYGIVGYSGAGKSTLVRVINLLQVPTNGKIIVDGDVLFDNKVTLTAEQLRRKRQDIGMIFQHFNLMSQLTAEENVAFALKHSGLSKEEKKEKVHTLLELVGLADRAENYPSQLSGGQKQRVAIARALANDPKILISDESTSSLDPKTTKQILTLLQDLNQKLGLTIVLITHEMQIIKDIANCVAVMQDGQLIEEGSVLDIFSNPQQDLTKDFISTATGIDEAMDKIEQQEIVKHLASNSLLVQMKYAGTSTDEPLLNEIYKHHQVTANILYGNIEILGGTPVGELVVVLSGQKENLVAAKTAICEAGVQLTVLKGEA
- a CDS encoding M20/M25/M40 family metallo-hydrolase; the protein is MTFSSEEEQIKRFDEDMVAQDYIAVLRALIAKKSIFAQQVGLQEVAAYLKEIFIKAGAEVELDESYTAPFVIAKFKSQNPTAKTIIFYNHYDTVPADSDQIWTDDPFTLSIRDGSMYGRGVDDDKGHIIARLTAVQKYLQTHDDLPVTVIFIMEGAEESASVDLEKYLEKHKFLLHGADLLVWEQGIKNSLGQLEISGGNKGIVTFDIKVKSAEVDIHSSFGGVIDSASWYLINALTSLRNKDGRIKVEGLYEQVMTPNQRELALVERYAQRSPEEVETIYGLKLPLLQAEKKDFLNRIFFEPSINIEGITSGYQGQGVKTILPAEASAKVEVRLVPGLEPHRVLELIREQLDKNGFDKVELVYTLGEMSYRSDMSAPPILKVIELAKKFYPEGVSVLPTTAGTGPMHTVFEALEVPMVAFGLGNANSRDHGGDENVRISDYYTHIELVEELIASYE
- a CDS encoding MetQ/NlpA family ABC transporter substrate-binding protein translates to MKLKKWFGITALAATAVIGLAACGSGNKNTDAKTVKIGVMTKSDSEEKRWDKIQELLKKDNIKLQFTEFTDYSQPNKAVADGEVDINAFQHYYFLNNWNKENKQNLVAAAETYIAPIRLYSGTKNGKNKYTKVSQIPNGAEIAVPNDATNESRALNLLQSAGLIKLDKSGNELATVANIKENPKKLKITELDASQTARSLTSVDAAVVNNTFVTEAKIDFKKALFVEPKDKNSKQWFNIIAAKKDWEKSPKADAIKKIIKAYHTDEVKKVVDETSDGLDQPVW
- a CDS encoding amino acid ABC transporter substrate-binding protein → MKKVLKYFSLVALGLLTAGMLAACSNSKSATSSGKTEVKVATNASPKPFNYEENGKLTGYEIEVIRAIFKGSNKYKVKFETTEWSGIFAGLDSDRYQMAVNNISYTKERAGKYLYAAPTAKNPNVLVVKKSDKTIQSLDDIGGKKTEVVQGTTTAAQLEKYNQAHANNPTKISYTKADFQQIMNHLNDGKFDYKIFDKIGVETVIKNQKLDNLKVIDLPSNQQPYVYPLLAKGQNELKTFVNKRIQDLYKDGTLEKLSQKFFGGSYLPAEADVK
- a CDS encoding helix-turn-helix domain-containing protein; amino-acid sequence: MKKQTLGMMISSLRKAKGMTQLELAEKMGVTDKAVSKWERDLSYPDINTIPKLADLFDTSVDELMQGQTVMKENKKNRKSDIVDTVLRGLGIAMGIVVVVLSALGKVDTKAALTMLGLGLASLSISSLKDKNE
- a CDS encoding YebC/PmpR family DNA-binding transcriptional regulator — its product is MGRKWANIVAKKTAKDGANSKVYAKFGVEIYVAAKKGEPDPESNSALKFVIERAKQAQVPKHVIDKALDKAKGNTDETFTEGRYEGFGPNGSMLIVDTLTSNVNRTAANVRSAFGKNGGNMGASGSVSYMFDNKGVIVFAGDDADSVFEQLLEADVDVDDVEAEDGSITVYTAPTDLHKALTALRESGVEEFQVTELEMIPQSDVTLSGEDLETFEKLYAVLEDDEDVQKIYTNVEGF
- a CDS encoding nucleotidyltransferase, with product MTVTGIIAEFNPFHNGHKYLLSQADGVKVVAMSGNFVQRGEPAIVDKWTRAEMALRNGADLVVELPFLVAVQSADYFAQGAVDILERLGMDKLAFGTEENLDYQHFSQIYGDNQQNMVDYLQSLPADLSYPQKTQEMWKKFAGVHFTGDTPNHILGLSYAKACANKAIELLPIKRQGAGYHSQEENLKYASATALRERLNCPDFLEKFTPAHELLIQSPKVTWSALYPLLRYQIISHPDLTSFYQVNQELAVRLQEAVKSSYSVEELVEQVATKRYTKARIRRILTYILVGARNDQLPSGIHILGFTQAGREHLKKMKGKTDFISRIGQEPWDSLTQRADCIYQLGNAQLEEQNFGRIPIMID